A single window of Lepeophtheirus salmonis chromosome 2, UVic_Lsal_1.4, whole genome shotgun sequence DNA harbors:
- the LOC121132576 gene encoding transient receptor potential cation channel protein painless, with translation MELLLNGEHIEPNAEDLRGNLTPLHYAANIGLQQPIRLLLDRGADPNLEFESGVTISDVIKRKIPEFDLADYVYKIKSRPLKSRLFEYVENGDIRGLESVKDEACELWNSDNGSLTLLQMACVKGYDGVVRWLLTVGGADPNARSGGEPRTPILIAAHHGYYRILRIFRDEEPRSDFTIIEPVSGKTVLHEVFRQDSAKFIKSNVKSVRGSNYRKCFDILLSDTSSKGFKDQIDSIINYREALDGDTPLHYATMQTDQDLIRAFLRRGANMGIKNKKDRTSVQCILPQTLQTFFDEDCVSWDGIITDEKFKLTFLYDFLAPPKLNNLSLEYFEDQEKNSDPSQMDRRPLPETEPLWYMSMASKEHRMLLKHPVIASFLWLKWQRIRSYFYINLFLYFTFVVLLTAFIFLKYGGGIVPKNEDGTPVQVVDTVNIILQIFLSGLLLVLFCRELFQMGVSFKRYFFNVENLLELTVIALSITIIFGSNSTPEEILMNRHLAALCVLFTWTELLVLIGRHPKLSTNIVMFRTVIGTFLTFLLWYSLIIVAFGIAFYLMMHSNGGENKFFESVSLSLLKTSTMFVGELEFSDIPFSNNALSYLIFVSFIFLIVVVLMNLLNGLAVSDTGLIREEAEVLGWLSRVELITYTESMLLGDPFYFLSNWPAIKLLKKLPHCGVCRILYKFPFMRDLLQKVTGGTKILLFYSCLPSKRATFFPNKRGKSLFGYKRSLRIDDESRKAPNLYVSTDVLESAKSLILEKLRRREEEEIAKNQFQKLEMKIDRIESILIKCISSNQAFAS, from the exons ATGGAGTTACTCTTAAATGGTGAGCACATTGAGCCCAATGCAGAGGATCTGAGAGGGAATCTAACTCCTCTTCACTACGCAGCCAACATTGGCCTACAACAACCCATTCGTCTACTATTGGATCGAGGAGCGGATCCCAATTTAGAATTTGAATCCGGAGTGACCATTTCGGATGTCATCAAAAGGAAAATTCCGGAGTTCGATCTTGCTGACTACGTTTATAAAATCAAGTCTCGTCCTCTTAAAAGTCGACTTTTTGAGTATGTTGAGAATGGGGATATTCGTGGATTAGAATCTGTCAAGGATGAGGCTTGTGAGCTTTGGAACTCGGACAATGGAAGTTTGACTTTACTTCAAATGGCATGTGTTAAGGGGTATGATGGAGTTGTTCGTTGGCTTCTCACTGTTGGAGGAGCAGATCCCAATGCAAGATCCGGTGGGGAACCAAGGACTCCCATACTCATTGCAGCTCATCATGGATACTACAGAATCCTTCGTATATTTAGAGATGAAGAACCTCGCTCAGACTTCACTATTATTGAGCCAGTGTCTGGGAAAACGGTTCTCCACGAGGTTTTCCGACAAGACTCTGCCAAGTTTATTAAATCCAATGTAAAATCTGTGAGAGGTTCAAACTATCGCAAATGTTTTGATATTCTTCTTTCGGACACGTCTTCAAAGGGATTCAAGGATCAGATTGACTCCATCATCAATTATCGAGAGGCTCTAGATGGGGATACTCCCCTTCACTATGCAACAATGCAAACTGATCAAGATCTCATTCGAGCTTTCCTTCGTCGTGGGGCCAACATGGggatcaaaaacaaaaaggatcGAACTTCGGTTCAATGTATTTTGCCACAAACACTTCAGACCTTCTTTGATGAGGATTGTGTTTCCTGGGATGGAATCATTACGGACGAAAAGTTTAAACTCACCTTTCTCTATGATTTCCTTGCACCTCCAAAGTTGAATAACCTTTCGCTGGAGTATTTTGAAGACCAAG agaaaaattcGGATCCATCACAAATGGATAGAAGACCTTTGCCAGAAACAGAACCTCTATGGTACATGAGTATGGCCTCAAAAGAACACCGAATGCTTCTCAAACATCCCGTGATTGCAAGTTTTCTCTGGCTCAAATGGCAAAGGATTCGTTCTTACTTTTATATCAatctctttctttattttacattcGTTGTATTATTGACCGcctttattttcctaaaatacgGAGGTGGCATTGTTCCTAAAAACGAGGATGGAACTCCCGTTCAAGTCGTTGACACAGTAAAcatcattttacaaatatttctcTCTGGACTATTATTAGTACTCTTCTGTCGAGAGCTCTTTCAAATGGGAGTCTCTTTCAAAAGATACTTTTTCAATGTGGAGAATCTCCTTGAACTCACCGTCATCGCCTTATCCATCACAATTATATTTGGATCAAATTCAACACCAGAGGAAATTTTGATGAATCGACATTTGGCAGCTCTCTGTGTTCTCTTCACGTGGACTGAACTTCTTGTTTTAATCGGTAGACACCCCAAACTGAGCACAAACATCGTCATGTTCCGAACAGTAATTGGCACATTCCTCACGTTCCTACTTTGGTACTCCCTCATCATTGTGGCCTTTGGAATTGCCTTTTATCTTATGATGCATTCCAATGGAGgggaaaataagttttttgagtCTGTGAGCCTTTCTCTACTCAAAACATCAACCATGTTTGTCGGAGAGCTCGAATTCTCCGACATCCCCTTTTCAAACAATGCTCTCTCctatcttatttttgtttccttcattTTCCTCATCGTAGTCGTTCTAATGAATCTACTCAACGGTCTTGCTGTATCAGACACTGGACTCATAAGAGAAGAAGCGGAGGTCCTTGGGTGGCTCTCAAGAGTCGAACTCATTACATACACAGAGTCCATGCTTCTGGGCGATCCCTTCTATTTCCTCAGTAACTGGCCTGCCATCAAACTACTTAAGAAATTGCCTCATTGCGGAGTTTGTCGCATCCTATACAAATTCCCCTTTATGAGGGACCTTCTCCAAAAAGTGACGGGCGGCACCAAGATACTCCTTTTCTACAGCTGCCTTCCATCCAAACGAGCAACTTTCTTTCCCAATAAGCGAGGAAAATCCCTCTTTGGATATAAAAGAAGTCTCAGGATAGACGATGAGTCCAGAAAAGCTCCTAACCTCTATGTCAGTACGGACGTTCTAGAGTCAGCAAAGAGTCTAATTCTTGAAAAACTGCGACggagagaagaagaagaaattgcaAAGAATCAATTCCAGAAATTGGAAATGAAAATTGATCGAATTGAGAGTATtctcataaaatgtatttcatccAATCAAGCCTTCGCATCATAA